CAAGAAGCTGGCAAAATCAAAGAAAAAGCTGAAGATTTAAAAGATGATGTAGCTGGTGAAATCAACAAATTATTTGATAAAAAAGATAAAGAAAAATAAATTTTTGACTTACAGGCTGCATGCAGTCTGTAAGTTTTTTTTTTACATTTTACCTCGGATTGTTAAGAAAAACTCTGCTACTTTTAAAATTTGTAAGCATAATTTTATAGCTAATACATGTTTTTGTACGCATACTCGCAATATTTAAGAGAAAATTTTATCTAGTCATACGTTTATGAATTTCTTAA
The DNA window shown above is from Enterococcus montenegrensis and carries:
- a CDS encoding CsbD family protein, giving the protein MDKDQVKGKVNETAGKATGDDSKELKGKLQQEAGKIKEKAEDLKDDVAGEINKLFDKKDKEK